Proteins co-encoded in one Vicia villosa cultivar HV-30 ecotype Madison, WI unplaced genomic scaffold, Vvil1.0 ctg.000121F_1_1, whole genome shotgun sequence genomic window:
- the LOC131624436 gene encoding uncharacterized protein LOC131624436, with product MASSSKKQVGSSSQQQNQDQQQQQLVAQKTYSIPLNELEVICEMMVDFDNLEAHDTHLKEAMIFQRWQAFFYGLCGPIYPDLVKEFWVHATVMPKAILSIVHGELFSTTENLLRKLFGLETVEGVSGAVPGRIEWEVVYEEIFKNDVESTEIKELKPSYRILAKILLGCIYHKKATVSSNYVSKNQQYIMYCIGKQEKVDLPFIIFNHMWQHVKESRDEFRKKNPKFKRNIIPFGRIITDLLVQTKSVEDLEKAGIIKDPYIMIGSTMNAHILKKMGLIETIGVTPQVNTEVRSRKAPALADFELFFRNEHPEVVVQYIAMHKAEGSDCDPIWISKQNLATTTNQVPELVQEKERRTKRKLDLPEIAPPDISPEKAPTKPPPTIKVSIPSSSPKSKGKSPILDSEPLVSEPILEPTTLNTIIPPHAIISTSKPPPHSNYEPVDTAVFFHLPSSESSLSDSFIRLMQSYNCKNKPSSDPVVVVLDSDNEAESSRQPSSSETLFVLDRESQPYAFFHPEKPISSLNPKSPISPPRTKPPKPSVDAHFDLLNNKVRTSLEVLKVAHDSKLDHKDCLAAAPGPSGFFLEYDDVKYYHPITNWKSLEEKQVNPLEKAHELVYPEVEYPPEPEIPVFKGLPSGEISVEDIPAEENEDATMVEADAAHPVLEDIFVATSAGSSVLLNTMKELQHNQATLASRQDKQDDTYAEFRTWMKNQEETSKK from the exons atggcttcttccTCTAAGAAACAAGTTGGTTCATCttctcaacaacaaaatcaagatcaacagcaacaacaacttgTTGCACAAAAGACTTATTCAATTCCTTTGAACGAATTAGAGGTTATCTGTGAaatgatggttgattttgataacctgGAAGCACATGATACTCATCTGAAGGAGGCCATGATCTTTCAAAGATGGCAAGCGTTCTTCTATGGTTTGTGTGGACCAATCTATCCAGATTTGGTGAAAgaattctgggttcatgcaacagtCATGCCAAAGGCCATTCTTTCTATTGTTCATGGTGAACTTTTCTCCACTACAGAAAACCTTCTAAGGAAGTTGTTTGGGTTGGAAACCGTTGAAGGTGTTTCTGGAGCTGTTCCAGGAAGAATAGAGTGGGAGGTTGTgtatgaagaaatcttcaagaatGACGTAGAATCTACAGAAATCAAGGAACTAAAGCCTTCCTACAGAATCTTGgctaagattcttctgggttgcatctaccACAAAAAGGCAACAGTTTCTTCAAACTATGTTAGCAAGAACCaacaatacattatgtattgtattggtaaacaGGAAAAGGTGGATCTTCCGTTcattatcttcaaccacatgtggcaGCATGTGAAGGAATCCAGAGATGAATTCAGAAAGAAGAATCCCAAGTTCAAGAGAAACattattccgtttggaagaatcattacagatcttctggttcaaacaaaAAGTGTTGAGGATCTGGAGAAAGCTGGCATAATCAAGGATCCGTATATAATGATTGGAAGCACCATGAATGCTCATATTCTGAAGAAGATGGGCTTAATTGAGACCATTGGTGTTACTCCCCAAGTGAACACTGAAGTTCGGTCCAGAAAAGCTCCTGCTCTGGCTGACTTTGAGTTATTCTTCAGAAATGAACATCCAGAAGTTGTTGTCCAATACATTGCTATGCACAAGGCAGAAGGATCTGACTGTGATCCTATATGGATAAGCAAGCAAAATCTTGCCACTACTACTAACCAAGTTCCAGAATTAGtgcaagaaaaagaaagaagaacgaAAAGAAAGTTAGATCTTCCAGAAATAG CTCCACCAGATATttcaccagaaaaagccccaacaaAACCACCTCCAACCATCAAAGTTTCTATACCTTCTTcttcacccaagtctaaaggTAAATCTCCTATTCTTGATTCTGAACCTCTTGTTTCTGAACCTATTCTTGAACCCACAACTCTAAACACTATCATTCCTCCTCATGCCATTATATCCACTTCTAAACCTCCTCCACATTCTAATTATGAACCAGTTGACACTGCTGTGTTCTTTCACCTTCCCTCATCAGAATCCTCTCTTTCTGATTCTTTCATCCGCCTCATGCAATCCTATAACTGTAAAAACAAACCATCTTCTGACCCTGTTGTCGTAGTCTTAGACTCAGATAATGAAGCTGAATCCTCTCGACAACCATCCTCTTCAGAAACATTGTTTGTTCTTGATAGAGAATCTCAACCTTATGCTTTCTTTCACCCAGAAAAACCAATCTCTTCTCTCAATCCAAAATCTCCAATCTCACCTCCCAGAACAAAACCTCCAAAACCTTCTGTTGATGCACATTTTGATTTGTTAAATAACAAGGTCAGGACAAGTTTAGAagttctgaaggttgctcatgattccaagctggatcat AAAGATTgtttggctgctgctcctggtccttctggattcTTTTTGGAGTATGATGATGTAAAGTACTACCATCCCATAACCAACTGGAAGTCTCTGGAAGAAAAGCA ggTGAACCCTCTGGAAAAGGCTCATGAATTGGTTTACCCAGAAGTTGAGTACCCTCCAGAACCTGAAATTCCTGTTTTCAAAGGGTTACCTTCTGGAGAAATTTCTGTTGAAGatattcctgctgaggaaaatgAAGATGCTAcaatggttgaagctgatgctgcTCATCCTGTTCTAGAAGATATCTTTGTTGCTACTTCTGCTGGTTCTTCTGTTCTGCTGAACACTATGAAGGAGCTCCAACATAATCAAGCTACCTTGGCTAGTCGTCAGGATAAGCAAGATGACACATACGCAgaattcagaacttggatgaagaaccaagaagaaacctCCAAGAAGTAA